CGCTTTACAAACGACCCTCTCAGATCCGGCGATGTCGGAGAGATCGCCATGAATCACAATTGCCTCGGCGCCATTGGCCTCGACCGCTTTAACAAGCCTTTCGGCTGCGGTTTTGTTGCTTCCATAATGAAGCGCGAGCCTCGCTCCTTTAGCGGAGAGGGTCTTTGCTATCGCGGAGCCGATCTTTCCCGTAGCGCCGATTATCAGTATCTTGGCTTTTTTATTCACTCCGCCTCTAGTACTATGCGATTAAAGGCTATTGCCAGAGAAAAACCGCCTCCCTCATAGGCATTTTGGCGCATTTTTTAAAAATAATATAGCTCCACCGGGCGAAGGGGGCCGCCTAATAAATTAGTTAATAATATCAAATAGTTAGATTTTTGAACGATATCCTATATTAGGCATGAAGATTGCAGTTGTCAGAAGCTGCTTCAACAGGAGGTTTTAAATGGGTATTTTTAGAAAATTTGTTTTTTTGACATGCCTGTTTTTTTTCATGACAATTTCCTCTTCAGCGGCAGATGGAGGAACAAATGCAGTAACATCAAAAGCATTATCTATATCTATCAATAATGAGGTAAATATAACAGTACCTGTCCCTGAATTGAGAAGCCAACCAGGTTTTGGCAGTCTCGACCACACTGCTATCGAAACGCTGGGCATCGATTACGCTCGGCTGCATGAGCTGCGTAAGATATATTGCATTGTAAATCCTGATCACTGCGTGGTCGATTGCGAAAAAAATCCAGATGCCGATGAGTGTGACAAGGATGGTGACGGAATTATAAACAAGGATGATTCCTGCCCCGACGAGGCTGAAGTTTACGATATCGATGGTGAGACGCCGGTGGATGGGGTTTTGGATGGGTGTCCGACGGAGATCGGCACTTCTGATTCAGTTGACCCAGCTGAAAATTTATCTGCGCAGATGTCCGAAGGGGGCGCCTGTACGCTGATCAGATCGGAGAATGGTTTTAATTTTATAGCGATCCTGCTTTTATCTTCCCTTCTCCTGCCACTTTTCATTAGCCGTCTCTCGGCCGTTAAAATTAGAAGTCGCATTAGGAGAGATCTTAAAAAATAACGTAAATCACACCTTCTAAAAACATGCTGCATGATGTTGCCTGCCTCGGAAAATTTTTGAGTCTGGAACGAGCTTCATTTCTAAACCGTATCGATCCACCATCTCCAATAATATCAATTTTATAACAATCCGGTGGCAGAATTGTGGGGATTATTTTTTCCTCCGCAATTAATCAAATAAAGTCAGATATTTACAGTATTAAAAAGCTAGCAACCTTTCTCTAAAATTGCCGATAACTACAGTGGAAGGGGTTTTCCAAACTACGGATATGCTCGGGGGAGCGTGACATAAAGAAGGAGCTCGGTCATGAAGAAGTTATCCGCCATCTTTATAATAACCGCCGGTTTTCTCATCTCTACAGCCGCTTTTGCCCAAACCCAACTGTCAGGCAGTGCTGTCACCCAGCCGCGGCATATATACCTCCCGTCTAGGACTGATTTTACCACCATACCGCGCCATGGATACTCAATGGATATGCCCGATCTTGCTCCTATCACCTTGCATGCATACCTAGGGGATAGCGCTGAAATCTCATGTATCGGCGAGGAAAGAAATAAGTACGCATGTGAATTCGTTGCGATATTTGACCTGGCGAAAACAATATCAAAGATGCATTACGATAATCTTTCCAAGAGCATGAGTGAGTATAGCAAGAAATTCCTCCTCTTCGATGCCTCCGGGGCTGAGCTTGAATCCCAGGATGTCGAATGTTTTGATAATGGCAAGGGCGTGATCTCCTGCGAAATAGATCTCGACAAGTATATGAGCAATGCCGGAGGAGTTGCCCCACAATTTCTAAGCGCGACTGGCAGGGTACAGATAGCCATGCCGGAAAGCGTTCTCTCCTATAATAGCCCGAAAGTTTCACTTTCCCGCGCAAAGATAAATCTTGGGGAGGATTCCGATGGAGATGGCATCCCCGATGTGATCGATAATTGTCCCAACTATCCGAATGCTGCTCAGCGCGATTTCGACGGGGATGGAGTTGGAGATCTGTGCGACAACTGCATGATAGTTTTCAATCCGGATCAAAAGGATTCCGATGACGATGGGTACGGCGACGCGTGTATGAAGGATTACGACGGCGATGGCATCCCGGACAGCGAGGACAACTGTCGCATAGTTGCGAACCCGGATCAGGCCGATTCTGACGGTGATGGTCGCGGCGATGCGTGTGACCCGGCCATCCGTACCAACCCGGGAGAGAATCTGCCGCAGGTTCCCGGCTCGTATTTGATACCAGGAGATGGCAGCTGCACGCTTGTTGCCTCTGCCGGTGGAGCCTCGACCCCTTCGATCGCTTTGGCGCTGATGCTTATCCCGATGGCAATTACCGCTATAAGTAGGCGTAAAGAATAGTATTTACCGATAAAAGTGGGCTCCTTTGCCTTCCCATGAACGTCAACAAAAACGCCGCAACAAATTTGCGCTTATGCCGATAATCGTGTAGGGGATACGACGCTTGGGTGTCCTGCCCCTGTTTGGGATAGTTGGCAAAGGGAGCTCTTATGACAAAAATTTTGAGGCCTTCAATTTTTATCTCGGCGTTGGCTTTGGCCACGCTTTTTGTGTCAGGCATAGCCCACGCCTGTTTCTTCGATTTTAATGGAACTCAGATTCAAGATTCCGATTGCGATGGTTACGCTGATCCTATCGAAGGGCTTCCGGAGGGCGTGCCGGTAGACAATTGTCCTCTGGTGCCAAATGGCGATTGTTATGCTGATCCATGGCACTGCAATGCAGATGGAAGCTACGATGGGAACGATCCCGATTCCTTGAGCGAGGCAGCGTTTCGAGGCGGATTCCAGATGGACTGGAACAGAAACGGAATAGGGGACGCGTGCGAGGATTCCGACGGCGACGGTGTCCTGGATTATATCGACAACTGCAAGGCTGTCCCAAATCCAAATCAGGATCCCGGATATTGTCATGATACCGACAACGATGGGTTCGATGATGCGGCCGATAATTGTCCCACGGTTTATAATCCAACGCAAAACGATAGCGACGGAGACGGAGTCGGCGATGCCTGCGATAACTGCATACTGATCTATAATCCCGACCAGGCCGACTCTGATGGAGATAAGGTGGGGGATGCTTGTCCTCCATCGTTAAGCGGAGGAGGCGGAGGTGGAGGAACTCCCGGAGGCAGTACATTTCCTCCAGGGGCATCGAATGGCTTCTATCTCGGTCCCGATCGGACGAAGGGAAATGGCGGATGCAGCATGATGGCTGGCGGAGCCGGATCTTCCTCCGGAATTCTGGCAATGATATCGCTTGCCGCGAGCGTTCTTATCTTCAGGCGTTCGAATAAAAACCGATAATACATTTTTATCTCTTCGTCCTCTAACTTGCGGTCAAACTTGCTTGTGCCGGGCTGCCGTGTTAGTAATTGCAGTACCCTGAAAGGCGGCTTGACCGGCGTGTTCGATAAAATTATCAAAAAAAGACCTGTCATCATGGATGGAGCCATAGGGACGACTCTCGCCCTCATGGGATCCGATTCCCCGTGCAGCGTCCTGCTCAATCTTTCAGATCCTGAACTCGTGAAGAAACTGCATGTAGATTACCTCAAGGCCGGCTCCGATATCGTACTCACCAACACCTTCGAGGGTTCGAGCATTGCGCTTGCCGAGCATTCTGCCTCGGCCGAGTTTGAAAATATCAATCGCGAAGCGGTGAAAATCGCCAGAAAGGCGCTTTCCGATTTTGGAGGTAACGATAAATTTATAGCGGGAGATATCGGTCCCACTTCGAAGCTGCCGACCATTTCGCACATATCTTTTCACGATCTCTATGAATCATACCTCAGCCAGGCATCAATAATGATAGATGAAGGGGTCGACCTCATCTATATTGAAACCTGTCAAGACCCGCTGCAGTTCAAGGCCGCGTTGGCGGCATCGCGGGCCGCTCTCGCGAAGTACAAAAAAAACATTCCGATCCTTGTTTCCATCACAATCGAATCCTCTGGGAAGATGCTTCTGGGGACGGAGATAGATGCAGCGCTTTACTGCGCGTCGCCGTATCGGCCATTTGCATTCGGCCTGAATTGCGGCCTCGGCCCTCAGGGAATGAGACAACACCTTGCCGGTTTATCCGAGCGCTCCCCTTTTCATCTGATATGCAAGCCCAACGCAGGGACGCCGGGAAGCGAAGGTGGCAGGGCGATATACAGGATGTCAGCAGCTGACTTTGCCTCGGAGCTGTATGATTATGCGCTGAGATACAAGGTGTCCTTCGTAGGCGGATGCTGTGGAACTACCCCGGATCATATCGCTAAACTTTCGAGCCTTGTGAAAGGTTGCGGCAGATTTTCAGCGAGGCGCAATTACCCTGAGGTTATCGCAGGGGTCTCCAGCCTTTACCGGGCCCTTGACTTTGATCAGGAACCACCCCCTTTCATAGTGGCGGAGCAGACGAATGTTAACGGGTCCAAAAAATTTAGAGAGATGCTGGAGCACGATAATTTCGATGCGATGGTGTCGATGATAGGTGAAGCTGCGGCATCCAGCCACGCGCTTGATATATGTCTTGAGCTGCCGGGCAGAGATGAAGTTCAGGGTTTTTGCAGGCTCGTTCCGCAGGCGGCTTTGAAATCGGAAATCCCCTTCATGATAGATTCCACAAATCCGGATGTTATCGAGGAGGCCCTTTCCAGGATACCTGGCAGATCGATAATCAATTCGATCAATTTGGGAGATGGAGGTGGAAAGGCCTCCCATATTTTAAGTCTTGCTAAAAAATATGGGGCCGCTGTTGTCGCATTGGTCATAGATGAAGATGGGATGGCAACTGATGCCAAGAAAAAAATTGCGGTGGCGCAGAGGCTTGTAAAAATTTGCGAGGATCATGGCCTTGGAAGGGAGTCTCTTTTCATAGACCCGCTGACATTTACCCTGGCCAGCGGAGATGCGGGGCTTGTAAAGTCGGCCAGCGAGACGTTGGCTGCAATTCCGCTTATCAAAAAGAAATTGAAAGGCGTCAGGACGATTCTTGGCGTCAGCAACGTATCCTTTGGGTTGAGGCAGCCTGGCAGAAAATATCTAACCAGTGTATTTCTCTACCGCGCCATCAGGGCTGGTCTCGATGCCGCAATCATAAATCCGTCTGGCATACTTCCTTACGCTTCAATCCCAAAAGAAAAGACAAGGTTGTGCGATTCTTTGATAGACGGAAAAAAGGCGTCTGCGCTTTCTGACTTTATGAAAGGAATGGGCGACGTAGTTCCAAGTGAAGTTGTTTTGCAAGGGACTTCGAAAAAAATCAGCAAAGAGGATCGCCTCAGGGGTAAGATAATTTCCGGAGACAGGTCTGAAATAGTGGAGATAGTCGATGATCTTGTGGCATCCGGAACAGATCCTCAGCATCTGATAGGATCGGTTCTGCTTCCAGCTATGGAGGGAGTAGGCAAAAGGTTCGGTGCAGGTGAGATCCCCCTTCCGTTCGTGCTTCAGTCTGCAGAGGTGATGAAGAAGGCTATAGATGCTGCAACTAAATTTCTATCAGGAAAAACTTTTGAAAAGAAAGGCAAGATCGTTCTGGCGACGGTTATGGGGGATGTCCACGACATAGGTAAAGACCTTGTCGATGCGATTCTCAGCAACAATGGATATGAAGTCATAAATCTAGGCATCAAGCAGCCTGCCTCGGCAATAATGGAGGCTATCGAAAAAAGTGGCGCCGATGCGATAGGTCTCTCCGGCTTGCTCGTCAGTTCTACCGAAATCATGCGCGAAAATCTGGCGGAGTTTCGTAAAAACGGAATTTCCGTCCCCGTCCTATGCGGCGGAGCTGCGCTTAAAAGTTCATTCGTAAACGAGGTACTGGCCCGCGAATACAGCTCCAGAGTCTATTACTGCAAGGATGCATTTGCTGGCTTTGAGGCGATGGAAAAAATTATGGGAAGAAGGTAACAGGGTCCGAGTATGGCAGACGTACCGTTCATAGGAAGCAGGATCGTAGATTCGATATCATTCGAAGATATCGAACCTCTGATGGATAAGGAAAGACTCTTCGCCGCGCGTTGGGAATTTAAGAAAGGCCTCCTTTCTGAACAGTGGGATGATTTCAAAAAAAACAAGGTTGAGGCTCTCTATGAAAAGACGCTGGCAAAATGCAGGGCAGGTTCCGTCATAGAACCAAAAGTCGTATACGGATATTTCAAATGCAGGAGGTCATTCAGCGCGCTGATAGTAGAGGGGGAGCACAAGAGCTTTCGCTTTGAATTTCCGAGGGAGAAAAGACCGCCGCACAGGTCCGTTGCCGATTATTTTACGGAAGGGTTTGCGGCCTTCCAGATAGTCACGGTCGGCAAAAATGTTACCGATGTTGCCGCCAGGATGTTTTCTAGGGGCATGTACAGCGACGCCTTTTATATAAAAGGGCTTGCAGCTGAAGCGGCTGAGGCGCTGGCTGTTTTGATGAACAAGAAAATTCTGGCTGAGCTTGGTTTTGACGATGATCGTGGAGCTAGGTTTAGCCCCGGTTACCCTTCTTTCCCGGATCTTCTCGATCAGAAGAAGATAGTGGCGTTGCTAGGTCCGGCAAGGATAGGCGTGTCGCTTACTAAGACATGCATATTTGTACCGGAATATACCACTTCGGCCATCATATCGGCCGATCCGAATGCTGTTAACTTTAATCCAAATTTGTAATAGGGTTTGCGAATATGGAAAGAGCCGAAGCCTTTCGGAGGAAAAAGGTGATAATAATCGGAGCCGGAATATCAGGGCTCACGATAGCCTACTATCTGAAAAAA
Above is a genomic segment from Myxococcales bacterium containing:
- a CDS encoding dihydropteroate synthase, which encodes MFDKIIKKRPVIMDGAIGTTLALMGSDSPCSVLLNLSDPELVKKLHVDYLKAGSDIVLTNTFEGSSIALAEHSASAEFENINREAVKIARKALSDFGGNDKFIAGDIGPTSKLPTISHISFHDLYESYLSQASIMIDEGVDLIYIETCQDPLQFKAALAASRAALAKYKKNIPILVSITIESSGKMLLGTEIDAALYCASPYRPFAFGLNCGLGPQGMRQHLAGLSERSPFHLICKPNAGTPGSEGGRAIYRMSAADFASELYDYALRYKVSFVGGCCGTTPDHIAKLSSLVKGCGRFSARRNYPEVIAGVSSLYRALDFDQEPPPFIVAEQTNVNGSKKFREMLEHDNFDAMVSMIGEAAASSHALDICLELPGRDEVQGFCRLVPQAALKSEIPFMIDSTNPDVIEEALSRIPGRSIINSINLGDGGGKASHILSLAKKYGAAVVALVIDEDGMATDAKKKIAVAQRLVKICEDHGLGRESLFIDPLTFTLASGDAGLVKSASETLAAIPLIKKKLKGVRTILGVSNVSFGLRQPGRKYLTSVFLYRAIRAGLDAAIINPSGILPYASIPKEKTRLCDSLIDGKKASALSDFMKGMGDVVPSEVVLQGTSKKISKEDRLRGKIISGDRSEIVEIVDDLVASGTDPQHLIGSVLLPAMEGVGKRFGAGEIPLPFVLQSAEVMKKAIDAATKFLSGKTFEKKGKIVLATVMGDVHDIGKDLVDAILSNNGYEVINLGIKQPASAIMEAIEKSGADAIGLSGLLVSSTEIMRENLAEFRKNGISVPVLCGGAALKSSFVNEVLAREYSSRVYYCKDAFAGFEAMEKIMGRR